A region of the Gadus morhua chromosome 1, gadMor3.0, whole genome shotgun sequence genome:
GCCGACTAAGCTTCACTCATGATGAACTTTGACGGTCTTGACCAAGGGATGGGCGACTACTCGCCCACCCTCCATGGGTCCTTGGACACCGGGATGGAGCCTTCGATGGACCCCCGGATCACTCAGAATATGATGCAAGGCGTGGAGATGGACTCAGAGGGACTGGCGGTTGAAGTGCCCGAGTCTGTGCATCTTTTAGAGGGCATGTTCTCTGAGTTGCACAGTGTTGCAGCAGAAGTTGGCATCCCAGTTACTGCAACTCATTTTGATCTACAAGAGGAGTTGCTCTGGATGGGAAATCACAGAGTAAGATACTCAGCTGATTTTAGGAgacatatttgaatatattaacCCGATACAATTGTTAGTACATTAATAAACCATTTATTATTGGTTTTAATTCCGTTCTAAGCATTACCtaacagttaactaatggtcAAGTTATAATTGACTAATGGTTAATGGTAATTACAGTAATCATGTTCAGATTAACCTTCACCCAaacccctatgctaatgctCTATAATGATCTTTATAACTGCATAACTAATGTTAATGAATGTTTAGTTAACAAACTCTTATTTTAAAGTGTTACCAATTTTATTCATAAATGTATGTATTACTCACTTACTCAACTGTTTTATTTCTTTAGGGTCATGCCAGTTCCTTTTTCGGGCCTACGATGGGCCGATATTCGTCTTTCCAAGTGAACTCAGCTGATGACATCCGCCAGATCCATAGCTTAGAAACGGGTGTGCTCTTCCTGTCAAAGACCAATCTCAAATGTTGTACCCGTGGCGGCTTTGTCATGTTTGATTACCCGTAAGTAACATAAGAATCCAGACTTCTTTTGCAATAGCCCCTTTTGAAATCATGTTAAACATTGTTTGCTTCCCAAAGGATGGATGAAGGAGCAGATATGCACAGCCTCCTTATGACGGACACCAACACTCTGATCATGGGTGGGCTGCACAACTATATAGTAGAGTTTGACTTGAATACTGTTCAAGAGACTCAGAAGGTGATTCCATCAGCGTTGTGGACATTGTTGATACATCGATTCCCGGCTTACTTTGAAAGTAAcattgttagtgtgtgtgtgtgtgtgttcgcatgtTTGCTTTCATTGGCAGGTTACAGTGGAGATGCCTGGAGTGGCAATCATGCGGCAGTCCAGTCGCTTTTTCTTCTGTGGTCACACGTCCGGGAAGGTGGGTGTGGACTAGGTCCTTCTCCTCGGTAAGCGTGGACGTCAACACGCTGGGAAGGTGGGTGTGGACTAGGTCCTTCTCCCCAGTGAGCGTGGACGTCAACACGCTGGGAAGGTGGGTGTGGACTAGGTCCTTCTCCCCAGTGAGCGTGGACGTCAACACGCTGGGAAGGTGGGTGTGGACTAGGTCCTTCTCCCCAGTGAGCGTGGACGTCAACACGCTGGGAAGGTGGGTGTGGACTAGGTCCTTCTCCCCAGTGAGCGTGGACGTCAACACGCTGGGAAGGTGGGTGTGGACTAGGTCCTTCTCCTCGGTAAGCGTGGACGTCAACACGCTGGGAAGGTGGGTGTGGACTAcaggggtattccatcaaagtTGCTAACGAAGGCAGCGCTTAGTTGATTAAGCCCGGTTAGAACTAACGCCAACTTCCACCTGAGGCCAAGGACGTTCCATCAACCCAATTCACCCACGCCTTGCTCAGGCTAGTTCAAGCCAGGCTTATGTTATTGTGGATTACGCACGCTCACGAGATATGTAACCAACTGTTACGACCCCTCCTGTGGTGTtcagggggaagagggggggcaACAATTAATATTAAACCGGGTGTTTATAGAACGGAAGAGAGTAGCAGGATTTAAACCAATTTACCATTTATTGACCATAAATGAGTCCTATGTCCAGAACCGTGAATGTCGAAATCATGTATCAAATGTCCGAAAAGGACCGAGCGGGATCTTTTCCAGAGGCGAACAGAAGCTGCTTGTGGAGGTCTATGAGGACAAGTACAAGCATATAATAACTCAAAAAGGGAACACTGTAACGATTAATAAAAACAGGGAGGCCGCCTGGCGATCTTCTGAATAAAGAAGTAGTAGGCTATTAAGCGtatcatatttacatttaatatTGTCTGTCGATTTGTATTCAGGGAGATAGTCTCGAGGTAACGTGTCAGACTTGCAGCCGGTCGACGGGGTCAATCCCCCCCTAATTAGTAATTTAGGAAGGATTACTGGAGAAGTCAAACAACTTTGCATGCCTTTTATTAGGGTAttgtaagacatatttattatataaaaagtaaattgttaggcctaatttctctgatataaaggaaattacaaaaatgAGCCGACGGCAAAAATTGTAGGACGTAGGCCTACTCAGGACGCAAACTCGCTTCGCCCGAACCTCAGGGCAAATGCTAGACCACTCACTGTACTGCTAGTTCACAAATTTGACAGAATACATAGTCTTAGATGAAAATGTGTTGAGAAAATATCCACGATAACGATAGATAGCAATTCatttaattactttttttgcATAATTTAATCTTAGAGCCTTAGTGAAAATATACGCTGTTTATActtcatatatgtacatttatgacaaaatcgtgaggactaggcttggcgGAACCTTCTGATGGTACACTTGTTTCCGACAGATGGGACTTCTCTGAAACACCGCTCAAGTAAGCCTGACAGTTAATGGATCGCAACTCTAGTTTAAGTAGCGAGGCTAAGCGAAATAAGCCCGGCTTTGCCTTTAGCTTGGTTGATGCAATACCCCCTAGGTTCTTCTCCCCAGCGAGCGTAGACGTCAATACGCCGGGAGGGTGAGTGTGGACTAGGTCCTTCTCCCCAGTGAGTGTGGACGTCAATACGCTGGCCTTGCAtcaaccctccctcctccgcccAGGTGACCCTGCGAGACATGCGCACCTTCAAGACGGAGCACGAGTTCGACGCCTTCTCGGGCAGCCTGTCCGACTTCGACGTCCACGGGAACCTGCTGGCGGCCTGTGGCTTCTCCAGCCGGGGGATGAACGGGCTGGCGTGCGACCGCTTCCTCATGGTGTACGACCTCCGCATGATGCGGGCCGTCACCCCGCTGCAGGTCCACGTGGACCCGCTGTTCCTGCGCTTCATCCCCACCTACACCTCCCGGCTGGCCATCATCTCACAgtcaggtgagagagagagagagggggagagagagagagagagagagagagagagagagagagagagagagagagagagagagagagagagagagagagagagagagagagagagagagagagagagagagagagagagagagagagagagagagagagagagagagagagagagagagagagagagagagagagactgactctTGGTTAGTCAGTCCTTTAGCAAGGCTGTTAACTATTCTGTCTGTTACAGATGTTGTTTAGCGAAGCTAAATCCATTGATCCACTTCTCCTCCCACCACCAGGCCAGTGTCAGTTCTGTGAGCCCACGGGGCTCGCCAACGTGGCAGACGTCTTCCACGTGAACACGGGGGGCCAACTGCTCATGAGCTTCGACGTGTCGTCCAGCAAGCAGGCCCTGGCCTTCGGGGACTCTGGGGGGGGCGTGCACCTGTGGTCGGATGCGCCCGAGGTGTCCTACAACGACTACTCCCGCGAGACAGAGTTTGCCCATCCCTGCCTTGTGGACTCGTTGCACCAGCTGGACTGGAACCATGAACTGCTGCCCCTGTCCCTCATCCCCACGCCCCTGACCAGCGCGGAGCAGCTGCTGTCCGACTGGCCCACCCCCATGGTCACCCCCAGGCCCAGGTTAGGCACTGGCCGTCTCTATGGCCCCGCAGTGATTCCAGTTGGACCGTTGGTGACAACCCTCGTGTCGGACGATAAGACTCAGTGTCCTACATGAAGACACAGAGTGGACGTTTATATTCAATGTATCTTATATTCGGATGTTTTCAGACTATGAAGCCTATTTTCAAGAACAACAgttttttatatctttattcTATGTGTTCATATGTATGAACTAACATAAGCTCTTCTTTGTTTACCACTACAGGCGATCGCCTGCTGTCGACCCAGAGATCCTACGAACAATGAAGACTGTCGGTTTCATTGGCTACGCCGCCAATCAACGCACCCGCCCTCGCAATCAGGCATGTACCGAACCCTCCACTCGTGTATTTGATGCAGAGCAAAAACTCAAGGGTTAGGTTCTTAATGACAATGTATTCctggtgttttgttttaccTAGGTACCGTACAAGATTAAAGAAGTGGAGCTGGACTACGATAACTACAATCAGGTGCCTGAATCACCCATCGGCCGAGAGGAAGAAACACACCTTTACATGGTGCCCAAAAAGTACAGAAAGGTTAGACTCAACAAGGACTTTCCCTTTCTCAAGCTTGAGGTGACTCCATCATCTGTTCCGTTTCTAACACGCCCGTTTTTTTTACCGGGTCATACCCCACAGGTGACCATCAAGTACTCTAAACTCGGACTGGAGGACTTTGACTTCAAGCACTACAACAGAACCCTGTTTGCAGGCCTGGAGCCGCACATTCCCAATGCATACTGTAACTGCATGATACAGGTAATGACTTCCTGTTGTGAAACATTGTTCCCTCTTCTTGATGATTAGTTTTCACTGGTAGTACCAGCGCTGTGTTTGCTGACGGCTCTGCCCGTGGACGCGCCAGGTGCTGTACTTCCTGGAGCCCATCCGCTGCCTGGTGCAGAACCACCTCTGCCAGAAGGAGTTCTGCCTGGCCTGTGAGCTCGGCTTCCTCTTCCACATGCTGGACCTGTCCCGTGGTGACCCGTGTCAGGTAGACCCCCCGCACCACAGTACACTCACTGGGTAGAGAGTGTACCGCCAAGGCTCCGGTCCTGATCGCAGGCACCCGGCTTCGATTCCCGCCCAGGGTCCTTTGCTACATGTCCTTCCCTCAGATCTCCCGAACCTTCCTGTCCatctcactctatcataaagcataaaaatgtaaaaataaaaatcttaaaaaaagaaatcaatAGAAGACTAATCATCTTCACATCAGTGCTCCAGATGTAGGATGCGCATTCACAAAGCATTAAAAGCCAGAAGCCAATCTTCCTCCCGCCTCGCTCTCCCACGCAGGCCAGCAACTTCCTGCGGGCCTTCCGCACCATCCCCGAGGCCTCGGCGCTGGGGCTGATCCTGGCCGACTCGGACGAGCAGACGGGCAAGGCCCGGCTGGGCCGCCTCATCCAGAGCTGGAACCGCTTCATCCTCACGCAGCTGCACCAGGAGACCCAGGAGCAGGAGGGCCCGCAGGCCTACCGCGGAGCCAGCAGCAGGTTGGCACGCCCCCGGATCAGCCCCGTCTGACCCCCCGCTCCCAACCCCTCACTCACTCTGCCAACGGTTCAGTGGTTCATGACTGACCCGCTCCCACGTACCTGGGGCGAATGTCTGGCTGCGACTTGGTCAGGATCGGGGGTTCTTTGTCTGCTTTTTGGGTTCTTCCAAGTTACCTCAGGGTCTAGAATACGGCGCTAGAACGCGTCACAAAGAGGAGAGTCGGCTGCTGCGAAGCCACAGGCTGGAGCCCTTTAACGGAGGTGttgaccgccccccccccccccccccccccccccccccccctcccctctcctgcgTGTGTCTCAGTGCTGTAGGCTCGTCGGGGGAGTCTGTGATCGGCCGGCTGTTTGGCTGCGAGGTGGAGAACAGCAGCCTGTGTCGCTGTGGCAAGGAGACGGTGCGCACCTCCCTAACGCTGCTCTTCACCATGCACTACCCCGAGCACAACCCCCacggtgagcccccccccccaaccgggACCGGCAGATCCCCCCCGTCTGGGCCGCTGCCCAACGGAGATGGAGCTTTGTATCCCAGGAAGGTTCATTTTAATACTGCAATCATCTTTTCAGCCTTGTTGACCAATTACGGAATTACGTCTGGCTCTAGAcctaggggtggggggggtgggggctcttTCTTGGGCTAAGAGGGCAGAGGATTACTGAGGTTGTGTTCCTGTTTTGTGTCTCGGGCAGAAAAAGCGGTGAAAGAGCATGACTTTGTGGAGATCCTGAAGAAGAGCATCTGTCTGGAGCAGAGCACGCAGGCCTGGTGTGAGAACTGTGAGAAGTACCAGCCAACGGTAGGTTGCCCCGGCGGGGGAACCAGATACTGAGGAATCAAAGGCCAGACAAAAGGGGTGGCAAACAGAGGGTGTCGTCATATGGCATTCACATATTATCTTACTTCCTTAACGCGACGCAATGCGTGTGATGTAATGTTTAAGGTGAAACGGGTAGTGCAGATGGAATGTGTCTTTGGGCTGTCAGGATTTGGTTAATATGAGGAAGAGTGTGGATGTTAGCTTGTGGATATAATTGGTTTCGCTTTCCCTGTGTAGAAGAGGGCAAAATGATTGTGTTTCGGATGTGAAATCAAATACACATTTGTGTAAAATACAGTTCCGGTATTTttaacattgagccccctttctggtttgtcaaGGATGAAACAGAGTGTTTGACACTGAAATGTTGACTTGGTCCTGTCTCGGGTGTTTGGCTCATTTCGATCCGCCCCTGCCTGTTATCTGGCTACGAGCATTCACAAACATGTCCTTAAAACCACCCTAAATgttagttttcagaaatgtgcaactcactgtcagccactctatttcatcctagacaaaccagaaagggggctcaatgttccaAATACCCGAATTGTCCTTTAAGTCTTGAAAATATGACCCAAACGTAACTTCCTTTGGTTTCTGCTTGTTTCCTGATACAGGTGCAGACACGCAACATCCGGTGTCTCCCCGACGTCCTGGTCATCAACTGTGAGGTGAACAGCGCCAAGGAGGCCGAGTTCTGGAGGGCGCAGGCCGAGGTGAGTGGTGAGACGGTGGGAGTAACGCTGCTCCTCTCTCCGGCGGTCACTaacgctgtcccccccccctctcctgtggACCCCAGTATGCCTTCAACAAAGCCAAGCAGAAGGAGGCCGCAGAGCCCCCGAAGCCCAAGGAGCCGGAGCCGCTGCCTACAGAGTGGTGCCACGAGTAAACGCCCTCCTCCGCCCTACACCTGTTGAATCCACCGGCCCCTTGTCCGTGCACACACTGAGCGGACTCTTTTCTTCTCCCACCTCCAGCGGGGAGGACATGCGCGGCAGCGAGGGCATCACCTTCAACACGCGGGCGGAGGACCTGCGCCACGTGTGGATCCCCCTCACCATGAAGATGACCATCAGCAAGACCCAGAGCCTGGAGGTGGTCAACTGGCCCGAGGCCGAGGAGGTGAGGCGCTGGGGGGACGGCAGGGAACGTATTGGTAGTCCCTGATGCTGCTTTTACCCCGAAAAGTACCTCTTCGACGTGGGCGGGTCGCATGGGTAAGCATGGGTAAGCATGCGCGAAACTGCGCATGCTTATCCACGAGACGCATAGACAGACAGGGCTACACACAGGAGCGTCTCCACCTCTGTCACGGGCCACGGCGTGTTGTTGCGCGCTGATCCTGCGGTGTTCAATAATCATTCACTTTTGTTGACTGAACGCTGATGCTAGTATTTATAGATGCCGGTGTCGTGCCAAAAATGGAATCCCCGTCTGAAATCGCACCCTCTCTCCGCGTGAACGCACTTTCTCTTATTCTGTCTGTGCTTTCTAGGTTCACATCATGCATACATGTATGAATTGTAAACTATTGCGTATTTTAGTGCCATCATCGTGTGATGATATGATATACCGCGGAGAGGGTCCGCGATTTCAGGCGGGGATTCCATTTTCAACACCTGGCGTCGGGTGACAGGCTCGGAAGTCGCGCTCGTCCAGTGGTGTAACCCTTTGGGCAATCAGTGGCCAGCAGCCTGTTTACGTCACACAAAAGCACCGGTTCAGCTCTCATGGAACCATGACGGAGGTGAGACCAAAAAAGTACCAGGTACCATATTTTGGCGATGGAAAAGCAAAAAAAGGCGGGCGAGGTgagttgagctggtactgtcggtggaaaagcggcataagtatGGGTCTCTTAGAGTGAGTACAAAGCATTTGCTGCTTATGGGTTCAGGAATGCAATTGGTGCGTCTCATGATCATATGTGTTGTCTTAGTTTGTTTCCGGCGGCTCAGAGATAACCCCCTTTTTGGTTCCGAGGTCTTGCTGAGGTCATTTGACATTATTTACGACAATACAAATTATAAATCAATGGAAACGATAACTATATGATTTCATATaacaatgaactcaaacccaatcCAGTAGAACCCCATAGGTTACTATTCCAATGATTGGTCCTTCACTGCAAAAATATTCCAGTCAACAAGCTGGAGGCAAGTTTTCAAACCAACTTTTAATGGACTGGCAGATATGCTCCTGATCATTCCCAAATCCGTCGAGGCATAAAGGCTTTTCCCGATCCTCCAAATGCGAGAGGCTCTTGCTAAAGAAGGGTGTCTGTGGCTCCCTCCTGTAACGCGCTGCCTCTGTGTCGCCCCCTAGCTGAGCAccgcagaggaggaggacggggccTGCCTCTTTGACCTGGTGGTCACCGTGCCCCACCTGCTGGACGCCCGCACGGGGGGCAACCTGGTGGCTCACATCAAGGTGGGGGAGACCTACCACGTGAGGAAAGAGGTGAGTCACTCACACGCCCCGCGGCCGCGGCCCCGCGGTCTTGTAGAGGAGGCCGATCCGCACAGGTGGGACGGCGTGTCTGGCGGAACCTGAAGTCCGTGTGTCCTGTCCTTGCAGGGGGTGACACACCAGCAGTGGTACCTGTTCAACGATTTCCTCATCGAGCCCGTGGACAAGGTCCGTATTCTGGCGACGTATGAAAGCGGATGTtcccatttgttttgtttagagTTTGAGGTGGTGTTTTATTTGAGGGGATTTTAAGGAACTGTTGTTTTTCTGACAGACGGAAGCAGCCCAGTTTGATGTGAATTGGAAGGTGCCGGCCATTTTGTACTACGCCAAGAGGAACTACCACTCCAAATACGACCTCCGCAGTAAGTCCACGGCTGTTTCTATCGATCAAGCTATGAATGGCATCATTTAATATTCCAGAAGAGGGTTTGAGGGGACGCTCCTCACGATGAGCgacctgctctctcctctcccagttAAGAACCCCATCGAGGCCAGCGTCCTGCTGACCGAGGCCTCGCTGGCCCGCAAGCAGAGGAAGAGCCACGCCACCTTCATTCCCCTCATGGTCAGCGAGATGCCCCAGGCCGGGGACCTGGTGGGGCTGGACGCTGAGTTCGTCACGCTCAACCAGGTGGGTCCGCCATGGAGGAGCACGGCTCCGGACTCACCTTTTACACCAGGGGCCGGGGGCCACTCACCTTTCACATAGTGGGAGAAGCACATTTTTTGGTCGAACAAAAACTGGGGGAATGCGTCGATGCTTTATTTGATTTTTAATTGAAGTGCAAAAAATTGACCAAATCCTCCTGTACGTACATTGACCACCTGAAGTGGTTATCGTTCAACGTCTTGACTCCTTCCTATGTGAACAGGAAGAGGCGGAGCTTCGCAGCGACGGCACCAAGTCCACCATCAAGCCCAGCCAGATGTCTGTGGCTAGGATCACTTGTGTGCGCGGTCAGGGCACCAACGAGGGGGTGCCCTTCATCGATGACTACATCTCCACCCAGGAGCAGGTACGTTAAGAGGCCAAAGGATCAAAAGATGCGCTGTAtgcaacacagacatttacattcaTCTTTTAATCTTCTGCAGGGAATTGGAATCCCAAGtagtttaattattttgaatgtgTAAACCTTGTGCTTTCACACTTCCTTGTCGAAGGTGGTGGACTACCTGACCCAGTACTCGGGCATCAAACCCGGAGATTTGGATGCCAAGATCTCCTCCAAACACCTGACCACCCTGAAGTCCACGTACCTGAAGCTGCGGTTCCTCATCGACACCGGCGTGCGCTTCGTGGGCCACGGGCTGCAGAAGGACTTCCGCGTCATCAACCTACTGGTACGCTGCAGTACATGTGGGGTTGAAGCCTGTGTAGTCAGTGCTCATGTTGTGTTGAAGCCTGTGTAGTCAGTGCTCATGTTGTGTTGAAGCCTGTGTAGTCAGTGCTCATGTTGTGTTGAAGCCTGTGCATTCTGGTCATGTTGTGTTGAAGCCTGTGTAGTCAGTGCTCATGTTGTGTTCAGGTAATGTACGTTATATTTCCATAGTTTGCGGGGGCCCTACTTGGTTACAACTAGTTATGGTTATAAAAGGTGATGTGCACGTTTATAACTTACTTTCTAATAAGTTTGTTGTAACAGGAATATGCGTTCGTATCACTCCGATCGCGTCTCATTCTCTGCGTGTATCTTCTTAGGTTCTGAAGGACCAGGTGGTGGACACTGTGTACCTGTTCCACATGCCCCGCAAGAGGATGATCTCTCTCCGCTTCCTGGCCTGGTACTTCCTGGGTAGGTCGGCGCGCGGCTCCTCGACCAGCCTGTACTTCCACCTTAATGGTTAACCGTGTCTCCTGGAGCTGGTAGTCACCCCCAGGTTCCCTGTCCCCTGTTCCCAGACCTCAACATCCAGGGGGAGACCCACGACAGCATAGAGGACGCCCGCACCGCCCTGCAGCTCTACAGGAAGTACCTGGAGCTGAGCCGCGGCGGCGGGACGGACGAAGTGAGGAAGGCGCTGAAGGGGCTCTACGAGAAGGGCCGCAAGATGGACTGGAAGGTGCCGGAGGCGGACGCCGGCGACGGTCAAGGTAGCCCAAAAAGTACGACTGGACATTGAGGCTCGATGAGGCCCGCCCGGGCGAAGGGGTCCTGGAGGAATGGGAG
Encoded here:
- the pan2 gene encoding PAN2-PAN3 deadenylation complex catalytic subunit PAN2 isoform X1, with protein sequence MMNFDGLDQGMGDYSPTLHGSLDTGMEPSMDPRITQNMMQGVEMDSEGLAVEVPESVHLLEGMFSELHSVAAEVGIPVTATHFDLQEELLWMGNHRGHASSFFGPTMGRYSSFQVNSADDIRQIHSLETGVLFLSKTNLKCCTRGGFVMFDYPMDEGADMHSLLMTDTNTLIMGGLHNYIVEFDLNTVQETQKVTVEMPGVAIMRQSSRFFFCGHTSGKVTLRDMRTFKTEHEFDAFSGSLSDFDVHGNLLAACGFSSRGMNGLACDRFLMVYDLRMMRAVTPLQVHVDPLFLRFIPTYTSRLAIISQSGQCQFCEPTGLANVADVFHVNTGGQLLMSFDVSSSKQALAFGDSGGGVHLWSDAPEVSYNDYSRETEFAHPCLVDSLHQLDWNHELLPLSLIPTPLTSAEQLLSDWPTPMVTPRPRRSPAVDPEILRTMKTVGFIGYAANQRTRPRNQVPYKIKEVELDYDNYNQVPESPIGREEETHLYMVPKKYRKVTIKYSKLGLEDFDFKHYNRTLFAGLEPHIPNAYCNCMIQVLYFLEPIRCLVQNHLCQKEFCLACELGFLFHMLDLSRGDPCQASNFLRAFRTIPEASALGLILADSDEQTGKARLGRLIQSWNRFILTQLHQETQEQEGPQAYRGASSSAVGSSGESVIGRLFGCEVENSSLCRCGKETVRTSLTLLFTMHYPEHNPHEKAVKEHDFVEILKKSICLEQSTQAWCENCEKYQPTVQTRNIRCLPDVLVINCEVNSAKEAEFWRAQAEYAFNKAKQKEAAEPPKPKEPEPLPTEWCHDGEDMRGSEGITFNTRAEDLRHVWIPLTMKMTISKTQSLEVVNWPEAEELSTAEEEDGACLFDLVVTVPHLLDARTGGNLVAHIKVGETYHVRKEGVTHQQWYLFNDFLIEPVDKTEAAQFDVNWKVPAILYYAKRNYHSKYDLRIKNPIEASVLLTEASLARKQRKSHATFIPLMVSEMPQAGDLVGLDAEFVTLNQEEAELRSDGTKSTIKPSQMSVARITCVRGQGTNEGVPFIDDYISTQEQVVDYLTQYSGIKPGDLDAKISSKHLTTLKSTYLKLRFLIDTGVRFVGHGLQKDFRVINLLVLKDQVVDTVYLFHMPRKRMISLRFLAWYFLDLNIQGETHDSIEDARTALQLYRKYLELSRGGGTDEVRKALKGLYEKGRKMDWKVPEADAGDGQGSPKSGGVFPSVMSL
- the pan2 gene encoding PAN2-PAN3 deadenylation complex catalytic subunit PAN2 isoform X2; its protein translation is MMNFDGLDQGMGDYSPTLHGSLDTGMEPSMDPRITQNMMQGVEMDSEGLAVEVPESVHLLEGMFSELHSVAAEVGIPVTATHFDLQEELLWMGNHRGHASSFFGPTMGRYSSFQVNSADDIRQIHSLETGVLFLSKTNLKCCTRGGFVMFDYPMDEGADMHSLLMTDTNTLIMGGLHNYIVEFDLNTVQETQKVTVEMPGVAIMRQSSRFFFCGHTSGKVTLRDMRTFKTEHEFDAFSGSLSDFDVHGNLLAACGFSSRGMNGLACDRFLMVYDLRMMRAVTPLQVHVDPLFLRFIPTYTSRLAIISQSGQCQFCEPTGLANVADVFHVNTGGQLLMSFDVSSSKQALAFGDSGGGVHLWSDAPEVSYNDYSRETEFAHPCLVDSLHQLDWNHELLPLSLIPTPLTSAEQLLSDWPTPMVTPRPRRSPAVDPEILRTMKTVGFIGYAANQRTRPRNQVPYKIKEVELDYDNYNQVPESPIGREEETHLYMVPKKYRKVTIKYSKLGLEDFDFKHYNRTLFAGLEPHIPNAYCNCMIQVLYFLEPIRCLVQNHLCQKEFCLACELGFLFHMLDLSRGDPCQASNFLRAFRTIPEASALGLILADSDEQTGKARLGRLIQSWNRFILTQLHQETQEQEGPQAYRGASSSAVGSSGESVIGRLFGCEVENSSLCRCGKETVRTSLTLLFTMHYPEHNPHEKAVKEHDFVEILKKSICLEQSTQAWCENCEKYQPTVQTRNIRCLPDVLVINCEVNSAKEAEFWRAQAEYAFNKAKQKEAAEPPKPKEPEPLPTEWCHDGEDMRGSEGITFNTRAEDLRHVWIPLTMKMTISKTQSLEVVNWPEAEELSTAEEEDGACLFDLVVTVPHLLDARTGGNLVAHIKVGETYHVRKEGVTHQQWYLFNDFLIEPVDKTEAAQFDVNWKVPAILYYAKRNYHSKYDLRIKNPIEASVLLTEASLARKQRKSHATFIPLMVSEMPQAGDLVGLDAEFVTLNQEEAELRSDGTKSTIKPSQMSVARITCVRGQGTNEGVPFIDDYISTQEQVVDYLTQYSGIKPGDLDAKISSKHLTTLKSTYLKLRFLIDTGVRFVGHGLQKDFRVINLLVLKDQVVDTVYLFHMPRKRMISLRFLAWYFLDLNIQGETHDSIEDARTALQLYRKYLELSRGGGTDEVRKALKGLYEKGRKMDWKVPEADAGDGQGGGVFPSVMSL